The Microvirga lotononidis nucleotide sequence TGATGGCGCCCTGGACGTTCTTGGAGCCCGGATATTCGCCGCGCTCCAGCTGCAGCACCTTCATGCCGCGGCTCGCCATGGTGTAGGCGGCCGCATTGCCGGACATGCCGGCCCCGATGACGATTGCGTCGAATTTTTCCTCGATCATGGCCGTCTCCGTCAGCTGGCGAGCTTGTCGCGGTTGTGCGGCGAGAGCCGCCGCGTGAAGGCTTCCGTCAGCGCCGGCAGGAAGCGGATCGCATCGGTGACGATGCCGAGGTGGACGAAATCAAAAATCGGGGCGTTCGGGTCGGTGTTGATAGCGACGATCAAGTCCGCGCCCTCGACACCGACGCGATGCTGGATGGCTCCGGAGATCCCGGCGGCGATGTAGAGCTTCGGCCGGATCGTCTTGCCGGTCTGGCCGATCTGGCGGTCTGCCGGCATCCAGCCTTTCTGGACCAGCGGGCGCGAGCAGCCGTATTCGGCGCCAATGGCGGAAGCGAGATTCCTGACGAGCTGCAGGTTCTCCACCGCGCCGAGGCCGAGGCCGCCGGCCACGACGACGTTGGCATAGGCGAGATTGGCCTTGGCCGACTGGCTGTCGGGCAGGAATCCGAGGATCTTGGTGACGACCTCTTCCTCGGCCATGGCCAGCTTGTGCTGGATGACCCGGCCCACCGGCTTGTCCACCCGCTGCGGCATGGCCATGACCCTCGGTCGCACTGTGGCCATCTGCGGCCGGTAGTTGATCGTGTAGATCGTGCAGAGCAGTGAGCCGCCGAAGGTCGGCCGCGTCGCGGCGAGCGAGCCGTCGGCGTCGACGTCGAGCTCGGTGCAGTCGGCGGTGAGTCCGGTGAGAAGCGTGGTCGCGGTGGAACCGGCGAGGTCGCGGCCGAGGATGGTCGCCCCCAGAAGCAGGATCTCGGGCTTGTAGGTGTTGAGCAGGTCGGTCATCGCCCTGGTGAAGGGCTCGTTGCGGTAATGGGCGAGCAGCGGGTCCTCTATGATGTAGGCGAGGTCGGCGCCATAGGCGAAGGCCTCGGCGACCGCATGCCACGTCGCCTCGCCGGGCGGGCCGAGCACGACGCCAGCGAGCTCTACCCCGAGCTTGTCGGCGAGCTTGCGGCCTTCGCCGAGCAGTTCGAAGGAGACGGGATGGACCTGGCCGCGCTCCAGCTCGATGAAGACCCAGACGTGCCGGTAGTCCTTGAAATGCTCGGGCAGCTCCTTCTTCATGCCGGCACGGCCGGCGGCGGGGGGAGGGGTTTCTCGGTTCGCGGTCGACATCGTCTGCTCCTTGCCGTCACGCGGCGCCGTCGAAGGGGAGTTCGTGTTCCAGCGCCGGCTGGCGGGTTAAGATTGCGGCAATCAGCTCGTCAGCGAGATCGCGCAGCGTCTTATCGGTGGTGTCGATTTGCGCCGCCTTTTCCGCCCGCGCGGTAGGGGCGAAAACGCGCTTGACGACCGTCGGAGAGCCGCGCAGGCCGCATTTGGCGAGGTCCTCAATGCCGGCGTCGGCCGCACTCCACTTCACGATCTGGCTGCGCGCGGCGCGCAGAGCGTCGTCGAGCGAGCCGCGGCGGATCTCGTTGGTGCCTTCCAGCATGGTGATGAGGCAAGGGAGCCTGCTCTTCAGCATCTGCATGCCGCCTTCCGAGCGGCGCTCGACCGTGATCTCGCGCACATCGAGATCTATGGAGGCGATCTTCGCGACATAGGTGAGCTGCAGGAGGTCGAGGCGCTTGGCGATGCCGGGCCCGACCTGGGCGGTGTCGCCGTCGATCGTCTGCTTGCCAGTGAAGACGATGTCTGGCGTACCGAAGGTCTCGCCGACCTTTGTGATTGCCTGAGAGAGAGCGAAGGAGGTCGCCAGCGTGTCGGAGCCGGCAAAATAGCGGTCGGTCAAGAGCACCGCGCGGTCGGCGCCGTAAGTGAGCGCCTTGCGCAGCGCGTCCTCGGCCATGGGCGGACCCATCGTAAGCACGGTGACCTCGCCGCCATGGGCGTCGCGCAATCTGAGTGCTTCTTCGAGGGCGAACAGGTCGTAAGGGTTGATGATGGTCGGCACACCCTGGCGCATGATCGTGTTCGTCACCGGATGGACGCGTATCTGCGCGGAATCCGGCACTTGCTTGATACAGATTACGATGTGCATGGCGGTCTCTCTAGGCTCCTATCCGGATGCGGGCTTGGCGGTTCATCTCCTTCCTAGCATCATTTCCTTCCTAGCATCATTCGTGCCAACTGTTTTGCGTTCCCCTATGCCTTTGAAATGCGGTTGTTTTCTTCTGAAGGCGCCGTCGTGATAACCGGATTTGTCGGCTGCTCGACATTGTCGTGTCGCACTCATTCCTTCCCGAACAGCTTCAGGACAGAGTCGAACGGAACGAAGGTGCGGCCCGGCGTGGCGGGTTTGTCCGGATCGTGGTCTTTGAGCACTTTGAAGACCCGGTGCGTGAGCGGCGAGGAAGTCGCGAAGTCCTCGTAGGCACGTTCCAGCGTGGCGCACGCCCGCGCGGCGATCACCTGGTCGGGGAGATCGGAGAAATCCTCTTCGGCGAGGTATTGCCCCATGCGCTTCATGATATGGAGCCGTGACACATTGAGCACCTTCGGATCATAGGGGACGCCAAGGACTGCGAAGAACTCCTCCGCAGCCGACAGGCCCTCCAGCTGCGCGAGGATATCGGTGGCATCGATGTGACGGCTGTCAGCGGAACCACTGCTCATTGCATTCTCCCCTGGTGGGAAATGGTGGTCTCGGGTGCGTTCGCGGCAAGCTGACGCTGCAGCCGCGAAATCCGCAGTTCGAGGAATGAGAAGCGGTCGACCAGCGAGGCAATCGCATCGCCGACCGGGCCGGGCATTAGGTGATGGTCGAGATCGATCCGGCCATTAACGATGCGGCCGGGTATGCCGACCACGGTCAGGCCGGGCGGGACGTCCTCGATGAAAACTGCATTGGCGCCGACCCGGCAGCCGGCACCGACGCGGAC carries:
- a CDS encoding electron transfer flavoprotein subunit alpha/FixB family protein, with the protein product MSTANRETPPPAAGRAGMKKELPEHFKDYRHVWVFIELERGQVHPVSFELLGEGRKLADKLGVELAGVVLGPPGEATWHAVAEAFAYGADLAYIIEDPLLAHYRNEPFTRAMTDLLNTYKPEILLLGATILGRDLAGSTATTLLTGLTADCTELDVDADGSLAATRPTFGGSLLCTIYTINYRPQMATVRPRVMAMPQRVDKPVGRVIQHKLAMAEEEVVTKILGFLPDSQSAKANLAYANVVVAGGLGLGAVENLQLVRNLASAIGAEYGCSRPLVQKGWMPADRQIGQTGKTIRPKLYIAAGISGAIQHRVGVEGADLIVAINTDPNAPIFDFVHLGIVTDAIRFLPALTEAFTRRLSPHNRDKLAS
- a CDS encoding electron transfer flavoprotein subunit beta/FixA family protein; this encodes MHIVICIKQVPDSAQIRVHPVTNTIMRQGVPTIINPYDLFALEEALRLRDAHGGEVTVLTMGPPMAEDALRKALTYGADRAVLLTDRYFAGSDTLATSFALSQAITKVGETFGTPDIVFTGKQTIDGDTAQVGPGIAKRLDLLQLTYVAKIASIDLDVREITVERRSEGGMQMLKSRLPCLITMLEGTNEIRRGSLDDALRAARSQIVKWSAADAGIEDLAKCGLRGSPTVVKRVFAPTARAEKAAQIDTTDKTLRDLADELIAAILTRQPALEHELPFDGAA
- the nifW gene encoding nitrogenase stabilizing/protective protein NifW, which translates into the protein MSSGSADSRHIDATDILAQLEGLSAAEEFFAVLGVPYDPKVLNVSRLHIMKRMGQYLAEEDFSDLPDQVIAARACATLERAYEDFATSSPLTHRVFKVLKDHDPDKPATPGRTFVPFDSVLKLFGKE